Within Spinacia oleracea cultivar Varoflay chromosome 4, BTI_SOV_V1, whole genome shotgun sequence, the genomic segment gagaaattaTTACCTGAAAGTTGAGTTAGAAATGTCGACCGAGGACTACATGTATGTTCATGTTGATCTGAAGGCAGAGAAATGCTTGTTCATGTAGATctggaagagagagagagagagaagagagagagcgGTGTTTAGGGTTGAATGCCGAAAGTTTTCCCCCAATTTGGACCCGGGGATGTGAAGTATGACACGTGAGCCTCACATGGCTATTTCCTAAACTCTCGACGCTTATATTCATCGAGAATTTCAGAGGACACAGATAGGCGTTGAGACGACGCGCGGACTATCATGTAGTTCAACGCTCTTCCCCTTGCGTCGAGGCCAAAGCGTCGTGAAACCAcggtttttgtagtagtgattttgataattttgtaTATGTATCATTGTACCTGTTGTACAAATGTTTAGGATGTTATTTTTTCTGACTTTGTTGAATTCTCTGTGAACTTTTGATTGTAAAATTGCAGTTGCGCAAGCAATGGACTTTTGGCTTCATCATGCTCAACCATCTTTTCTCCTGATTGTTCGCACACATTTTTAAGCTCAAGGCAACATAAAGACTCATATGATTTCAAGCGATCCCATCCCCACCTCATAGTCAGAGCTGGAAAGGTAAGATATCTTCTGCTGTGTAGTTACTATTACTAGTCATCTTTTTCCCCCCCCCTTAGCAATAACGTTACAGCAGCGCACCATTGTTTACAGTGAGCAggcatatttttactatgactGTTTTTAACATGCAGAATTACTATTCTGTCCTTGGTGTTGCAGAAGATGCTAGGAAGCCTGAAATAAAAACTGGTGAGTACCTCTTTTAAGAAAGGTAGTTTCTTTTATTTCGATTTTATGGCTGTTCTGTTGCTGATATTAGCAACGCTATAATGCTGTCTTAGTTTCCTTTCACCTCTTTTATGTATCAGATTGGTCTTTGTGTAGGTAGTCTATGTGTTTCAGTGGGAAGTATTGCATGCCTAGAGCATTTGGTTTTCATTTTTCTCCCAAGAGTAACTGAACTAATTATATTTGTGTGATTACCCTCATTTGTGCAGCTTATAAAAGGCTTGCTCGGACTTACCATCCTGATGTAAACAAGTAAGTCGAAGTTCATCCTACATAATGCATACTGACATACCTCAGAAATAACCCATATGGTCCTAAAGCAGGCTCTTTGGATAACTCTTGATATTTTAGCCAATTCTCGACATCTGCGTGCCCAAGTCATGACAAAAGCGATGGGCTACGCTCACTCAAAAACAGCAATGTCTATCCTAGTTCTCCCTGCAATAAATGTCGTGGTGACGGACGAGTGAAAAAACCCAAGAAAACAACATTTATTGCAATGGGTACTATGCTCACTCAAATACAGCTGCAATATTCTAGTTCTCGAGGATTATTGCTGCTATACAATTTTGTGATATCAATTTTTTGCATAAAAAATTCCACCCTCTTTTAGAACTTCAATTCATGTTGGATTGTTGGTTCTCGTTGAAGCTGTCCAAATGCTTTTAGCTCTTAGGATTTTACATAGTTACTTTCTGCAATATTTACTGTTAATGTTGTAGCATTACTATGTGAGCAGCTATAGTTGTCTTGTTCCTTGAAATCCAAATCCACATCTCAGCTCCATAACACCTTGTAAATATTTTTCTGAAAATCAACTGAATTCCCGGTCTTCTTTTTTCTCAACATATAGTGAAGGTAACCATTTTGTCCACCCCATAATCATCCTCTTTGAATTTGTTAGGGTGCACTAAGGGATTTTGTGCACTAACCTTATGACATTGTATCTGAAGTTTTAGTGGATGAATTCCTGGGTTTTATTGTGTTAGttgactttgaagtttgaaaaacTGGGGGCTTTAATCACAACCGGATATTTCTTGGCAAAAAAGGCATCATAGATTACAATGTGCTCATATGGTTTGGCTTCCTTCAGAAGTGAAAATGATATTCTGTCGGCATGTATACTTATCATTAAAGGTAGTTAGGGGACAGATGAGAATTTTCACCATGAAGCAGAGAAGCTAGTTTGTATACTTATCAAGGAGCAGCTTTAAACCACTTGCATCGTGGTATTGTGGAGAAAGGGTTATCTTGATTTCAATCTGCTAAAAAGTTATCGTAGGGTAGTGGCATGACGTGCCTCACAAGTCACAACGCATGAGTGCTTGATGAAATATGTGTATCGtattaaaatgattaaaaagagAAGAATATCGTATGAAAAATTGTATTAAATACTGCATTGCTCTTCTATAATGACTAAAAGCTAAAATATTTGTCACGGGCCTTGTATTACGAAATTGAAGTACTTTGATACATTCAGTATTCAGAAGAGGCAAATGGTATAATTTAGGAAGCTTTTGAAATTTTGCTTACAGAGAGTCAGAGACTGATTTTGTTTGTTTGGGTTTAAGTTATGGATTGCCATGTAGACTACTACTACTTCAACTAGGTGTAGATCTGGCTTCCCATGTATCAGGAAGAAGAGGTAGGATACAATTAAAACTGTAGAACTAGCCCAAAATGATGGGATTTTGATGTTCCAATTTGTGGGGAGTACCGGAGTACGATATACACCTCGTTCTAATTACTCCATCTGTTGCACTTATTCTTTCTTTAGTAGCTTTCTTGGGAATGTGGGATTTACATTGTTGTTGTTCTTAGTTTGGCGATCCCTTTCTTTTATAGAGTATATagttgaaaattttgaacttaTAACTTCTTTTGCATTATCCCTCCTTTTTTGCAGAGATCCAGGAGCAGAACAGAGATTTAAGGAAATTAGTAATGCCTACGAGGTAATTTTTTATTCGGTGCACAGTCCCTTCTCCAGATTATCTATCTGATTTAGCTGTCAGTATTAGCTATCTACTTGGTAGCAGTTGTCTATTAATAACATATTCAAACGGCAGGTGTTGTCAGATGAGGAGAAGCGTTCCATATATGATAGGTATGGAGAGGATGGTCTTAAAGGTGGCCCAAGCATGGGGGTAAGTTTCTTTCTTTTAGTTATCTTCGTGAATAACCTGTCCTGATAGTGCTTTCAAAAACTGAACCTACTATTACATTCAACCAAAACTGACAGGAGTTCAGTTTATTCACAATTTTATGACTTGATACTGCGTTCAGAATAATCTGAAACAATGTAACTGACTATAAGCTGGTAAATTTTAAATCTGGCTCTTAAACTGACCTGAAAATTTACGGGTTCAAAGAAAATTTATTGATGGAAAGCCAAAATGATCCTAGCCCGCACCAGTCCTCTCTGACCAGTTTCGCATGTCTCCTACCTAGCAATTTGAGCTGTTCTGGCATCTCATTTTTCGCAGGGGGGCTTCAGCAGCATCTTTGATGAATTACTCAACAACTTTGATGGAATGGGTATGGGAGGAAACTTTCGGAACGGATATTCAGAGGGTGAGGACCTGGCTTACAGTCTTCGGCTTGACTTTAGAGAGGCCGTGTTTGGGGTAGATAAAGATATTGAGATAAGTAGGCTCGAAGATTGTCCCACCTGTGAAGCCACGGGAACCAAACCAGGCTCTAAGTCTTATATTTGCAAAACATGCAACGGAAATGGGCAGCTTATATCTTCAATAAGGACACCTTTTGGTATAGTTCAGCAGGCACTCTCCTGCCCTGATTGTGATGGAATGGGTGAGCGCAGTACCCCCTGCAATAAATGTCGTGGTGATGGACGAATGAAAAAACCCAAGAAAATTACTGTAAATGTCCCTGCCGGAGTAGATACCGGGAACAAGATAAGGTTTCAAAGCGAGGGTAATTCCGGGAGAAAAGGTGGGCCACCTGGTGATCTGTTTGTTGTGTTTGAAGTTCGTGAGGATCCCGTTTTGAGAAGGGATGGAAATAATATCCTATATACTTGCAAGGTTTCCTACCTAGATGCAATTATGGGAACGGTAAAGAAAATTCCGACAGTTGATGGAATGTCTGATCTGAATATTCCTCCTGGTACCCAACCTAATGTGACATTGTTGATGACCAAAAAGGGAGTCCCCTTTGTAAATAAGAAGAGCAAAAGAGGTGACCAACTGGTGAAAGTGCAAGTTGAGATACCGAAAAAGCTGAATGATGAAGAGAGGAAGCTTATCGAGGAGCTCATCAACCTCAACAAGGCCAAAGTTCCAAGCAGCTAAACTACTAGTTGTGTCTGCATGCTGGGTTCGTGTGGTAGGATAGTGGAATCATACAGTAAATATGATGAAGTATTTTCCTATGCAGAAATGAAGACAAATGATTGCTTAAAACTTCTTCAGCTCATACGTGAAATGTGATTTTCCTATGCTGGTGATGATAGCCAGGGGTCCTTTTGGTGTTGTTCCGATCATACTTTACATATCTCGATTCATCAACTTCTGTTGTTAGATGTAAGCTAAAAACTGCGAAATTGGTTGCTGTGGGATGATTTTTTATCAACACTTACAGATCAGATTTTGAAGGCTTCAACTGCTCTTTTTATCAGGAGGCCTGTTGGAGTAAAGGGGAAAATGGTAAACCTCCATATGAAGACTTGAACCCTGCATTGACATTTTTCTTGTGATTTGTGGAACTAGTATTTTCTGGAAAagaatataaaaagaaaaattctttcgttaaatttcatttttgtatTGAGTGAAAAGTTCCCTCAATCTCTTGAAAtacatttatatttatatttatatttatatatccCTCATCCATTCACTTCCTTTTCTCATTATTTTTCGGGTTAATAACTGTCTTAAACCTTGTATATGCCGAAAACTTCAAAAAGAAATTGCCTATGTGCATCGAAAGTTGGTAATATTCCGTCGTTGCACTTTACCTGTTTGTGCTTGGTGGCTGAGTTCCTAACAAGATTTCCATATTCTTACACTTTTTAACAACGCGTTTCAAAGTTGTGATCATTGCTGGTGTGTTTATTCCTAGAAtcacctcaaaattcaagacttGTTATATCAGATTTCCATTTACTTTTACCTAATTACAAAGGGAATTTTAGAAACCACCTCGGAATCTACTAGATTTTTGTTGAGTATATACTCCTTATAAGATTAGGGAATCGACTGAAATCTTGTACGGAGTACTTTAGGTGAATCTGTTTTTGTGGCTAAGTAGGAATGTAGGATGTCTGTGTAATTGTAAAACCAAACAATGTGTAAATGAAAGTAACATGCCAAGGACAAAAGATATCTGCATTTCCTTATCTTTTTTGTCAGCAATACCCGGCACCTCATTTTCAACCTCTAGTCCTCTCTACATACACTCATCTTTTTAGCATTCTAATTATTCAACACAAACCGTAGAAACGGTTCcattaaattcagataagtaaATAAAACGCACCCTAACTCTCTGATCAAATTTGTTACCACATATTCATAGATTCATCAATCCGCGTGCCGTATGTGTGGTATATACTTCCCCAACATAAAACTACCTAAGATATGTACATCCTATTTAAATAAAGGGTTCATTGACCAACATTTACTACAAAGCTATAGTTTTTTTTCCCCTAATAAGGTAGGAGTGACTCCAATGGCACAAAAGAAACCTCATGTAGTATGTCTTCCAGCACCAGCACAAGGCCACATAATCCCCATGATGAAACTAGCAAAACTCCTACACTCAAGGGGATTTTACATCACATTAGTTCTTACTGAGTTTGATGTGGCTAGACTAGCTGCTGCGGCATCCTCGGCCGCAGACtctaccaccaccaccactcttCAAGGCCTCAATGACTTCAGCATTGAAACCATTCCTGACGGTTTGCCACCAGAAAACAACCGCAGCGTGCTAGACTTGCCGGAGTTGTGCGTTGCTTTGCCAGGAGAACCAAAGGTGGCCTTTAGAGGTGTCCTAATGAGGCTTCTTGCTTCCCATAATACCCCTCCAATCACTGGTATAATTTCAGATGGTGCCATGTTCTTTGCACTTGGAGTTGGCAAAGAATTGGGTATCCCAGTTTGGCTGTTTTACACTACAAGTGCTTGTGGCATGTTAGGGTATATGCAGTATGATGAGCTTATTAAAAGAGGTCATTTCCCATTAAAAGGTAACAACTACTACCACCAATTCGAAATTAACTGTTGTCCTGAATACGGAGTATGAACCAGTATCGTGGCCACTAAATTTAAACTAAACACTAGGTATAGAAATTGATTTCTTCTGCCCCCTTAAATTGTGAATGGTTACAATTCCACATGAAATTAAAGTAAAACAATTCAGGTGATATTGCAACCATTTAACAAATTAAAGTAAAACAATTCCAGGTGATATTGCAACCatttaacaaatttataaaGGAATTGATTTCTTCTCCCCCATTAAATTGTTGTCACATTACTTCAAacgtttgtattatttcaaattTGTTGCATGCCTTGTAAATTTTGTGGACGTGattattttcttaagattttaAAACgagtataaatatatatatatatatatatatatatatatatatatatatatatatatatatatatatatatatatatatatatatattttggtgCACCTTACTTTAAATACACCTGAATGTATACTACGTGTAGATTAATATATATAACCTTTGATAAACTTATGTAGTTCTAGTTTTGTACCATCAAAATAATTCATTTTTGTGCGCCTTTCCACCCTTCGTTCTTTATACTATGTATacttgttttaattaatgtacGTTGCGCCAACgtagcccaaaaaaaaaaaaaatagtgtgGAGGAAAACAAGTAGTTAATCTCTTAAAATTAAGGGTAAAAATAATCACCactttttttgcttttgctttgatTAGTCCTCAGTTGGACGTTGGTGTGTATGTGATTTGGCAAGCAATCAAAAATTATGGAACCAGTATTTTATCTTTGGTGCGAATGAGTATCAAGGGCAATTCAAACTATAAATGATAGGAGTGGGAATTTGAACATAGGACCTATAATACACATACCCTCAGTTTTAACAACTAGGTCAAGACCTAATTGATAAAACATGGAACTTCACATAAGTTGAGAATGTCATAATTGTGttcaagtatttttttttattgcgaatgagccacaaacAATATTACAAATGGAGGAGGGGAATCCGAATATGTGGTATGTCTATCGTATACAGTCTTAACCATTAAGACAAGACCTTATTGGCTGTTTAAGTATCCTCTTAATTGATGACGTTTACAAACGCTTCCGAACACTAATCCCTCTTCTTAATGTGCTTTGGCAGATGAAAGCTACCTTACAAACGGGTATCTTGACACACCAATTGACTGGGTTCCAGGATTGATCAAAGGGGCTAAGCTGAAGCACCTTCCTACATTTAtccgaaccacaaatccaaatgACATTATGTTCAACTACTTGGGAGAAGCGGCGAGAACCGGTTCAGCTGCCCATGGCATGATTCTCAACACATTTGATGATCTAGAAGGCCAAGTCTTGAGTTCAATCAATACAGAAATCAACAATCTCTACACCATTGGCCCTCTTCCACTGCTCTGCCAACGACTAAACGAACGAGAACTTCTCCCTTTAAGTTCGAGTTTATGGAAGGAAGACACTAACTGCTTAGAATGGCTTGACAAAAGGAGTCCAAAATCAGTCATTTATGTTAATTATGGAAGCCTAGCTATATTAACTCCTTCACAATTAGAGGAGTTTGCATGGGGATTAGCAAACAGTAATCACCCTTTCTTATGGATAATCCGGTCCGACCTTATCGTAGGAGGATCAAGTATGTTGTTAAGTAATGATTACATGGAGGAGATTAAGGAAAGAGGGTTGTTATCGAGTTGGTGTTCGCAAGAGAAGGTGCTTCAACACCCTTCAATCGCGGTGTTTTTAACTCATTGTGGATGGAATTCGACTCTGGAGAGTATTACTGAAGGGGTGCCTATGATATGCTGGCCGTTTTTCGCCGAGCAGCAAACAAACTGTTTGTATGCTTGTCATGAGTGGAAGGTTGGTGTGGAGATGGAGGAAGGCGAGGTTCGAAGAGAGAAAGTTGAAGGGTTAGTGAAAGAGATGATGGAAGGTGAAAAGGGGAAGGAATTGAAGGTAAAATCAATTGAGTGGAAGTGTAAAGCAGAGGAGTGTACAATGTTTGGTGGTTCATCTTACAGTAACTTTGATAAGTTAGTGAGTGATCTTATGTTAATGTATGATAATCATTGTCAGTCTACTTTAAAATGTTCCTAAATGCTCTACATCAAGGAAGACATTGCAAGATCTTTTATGTACTATGGAAGTACAAATGAGTAGTGAACTAGTGATTGTAAATATGTAATGGCCCTATCGTTGTTCTCCTTACCTGATCTGGTCTaatttttctagtttctggtCTACTCTGATTCTTCCTGATCCAAATGTTCTATGTGAGTGTTTTATGAATAGTGAACTAGTGATTGTAAATCTGTAATGGCCCTAAAAAAGGCCTAATGTTGTTTGTATTCCTGCCCAAGGCCACATGTACCGTTACACTTCCATAACTAGGATTTGTTCTCTTTACCTGATTTGATATATGTTTCTAGTTTCTTACTTTCTTGTATGGTCTAGTCAAGTCTGATTCCTCCTAATCCAAATGTTTTATGCGAGTGTTTTATTAACTTTTTCGGCCTggtcaaaaaaaattcaattctaGTCTAATAAACgataagaataaggtgaagagaacaaagaTGCCTCATCTATACAAAATACTTATGCTTTATCAAGCACTTGGTACAACCTCAACCGTCACTATTTCTACGATAATCTTAATTGTACCATGCATATCATTCTGTAATATAGTACAACCCCCGGTTGTACAATAAAAATTTCTGAAGCGTGGATCCCAACTCCTTAAATGGAGGGTAATAAGGAGTTCTATATTCGTACAAATTCAACTTACATAACCTCATCAACTTCTACTCTGATCTTCCCCTCCATTTCCATCACTTCATCCATGGTTGGGTTTTGCCCAAATAGGATAAAGAAATTTGTTTAAGGACAAAAAACTTGCTTTCCTTATCCTTTTGACAGCGAAAGCCAACACTAGTTCACCACTCTTCTTGTTCTTGTCGTTTATCAACAAGATTATAAGATATCCCAATCGTAAATGTGTATCAACCCTACCATCTATTAAAGATGACACCAACCCATAAATCTGTAAGATCTAATTGGACCCTACTCTTATACACAACAATATCTATACACAGATTTATGAATCCATTTACCGAGAACCTCCGCAATTTGAATTATACATTCGGGTGCACAATGTTTATTGTACATCTTGATGAACATCCACTAACATTAAGAATGATTTCAATATACACGTACAAGTGAAATATTTGAATCTTTGGATATGTACGATAttttctttgtatttgaactactCGTATATCAATTTAAAAATAAGGTGCACAGTGATCATTGCGCACCCGGGAGCATAAATCATATTTTGCGAGAACCTCCATCTTGTTTCTGATTACAGAGTTGGTAGTATATTcgaagggtttttttttttttttaatcctcATTTGATCAGTTTTGCTCATTTGGAGAatttaaaatgagcaaaaacgacaaaatgagaagaaaaaaaaaacaccatgGGATGAACGAGATATTTTGTGTTGTACAccataatatatatacattaaTCAACCGACACATAGTGTATATGCGGTTTATATCAATCTACGCACCATGTAATATGTGGTTTATGCCTCATAAGTCCATCACCATACTTCAACCCTGCATAATACAGTTCATTATAAACATAATCATACAGGTAGTTAATCAAATGGCAccaagaaaattataatcatccATCCAATTATCCTTCAAGATTAATTTGTTTGACTGAAATGGCACCCAGAAAGCCTCATATTCTCTGTATTCCTGCTCCAGCACAAGGCCACATAAATCCCATGATGAATCTAGCAAAACTCCTTCATTCTCATGGCTTTTACATCACCATGGTGCTTACAGAGTTCGATTTTGATAGACTATCTTCTTCTTTAGCAGTGGACTCTCCTTCTCTACAAGAGCTTCATGACTTCATCTTTGAAACTATTCCTGACGGTTTGCCACCTGGCCATACCCGCGGTGTGTTAGACCTCCCGGAATTGTGTGTTTCTTTGCAAGGGGAACCGAAGAAGGCCTTTCGAGGTCTCCTAATGAAGCTTCTTGATTCCCCAGATATCCCTTGCATTACTAGTATGATCTCAGATGGTGCGATGCCATTCGCACATGAAGCAGGCAAAGAATTGGGTATACCAGTGTTGTTATTCTTTACTACAAGTGCTTGTGGTATGCTAGGGTACATGTTATATGATGAGCTTGTCAAACGAGGCCTTTTCCCCTTGAAAGGTAACTGAAATGTCTTTCaccatatgttttttttttctatgtaAAAAGAAGACCTATCAGGCTATCATAGGTTAGCCAGCTCAGTTATGCAGGTCTTCGCTTGAGCCATTCCCAAGCATTTCATAGTTGATAAGATGTCTTTCACCATATAAAAACAAGTTTATTGCATTGAAAGTCTGTCTTTGTTTATAATTATTTGTTAAATATGGAAGATTTTATACTTTAACCAACTAAATTTAGAAAGGGGTTTATTATTTAGAGATAACAGGGGGAGTATTTACTAATTTTGGGTTCGACTCGATAAAATTAGGCTTGATTCAGTAATAATAATACTTTTTTGGTTTTCGTTATGTTTTGTCAAGCACAAATTTATAAGAGAATGTAATACTACGTGCATTCAAATGACTACATAtgtttaaatttattttctatCTGTGGGTATTTCTTGTTAATCCTTCTTATCTGTGT encodes:
- the LOC110800796 gene encoding 7-deoxyloganetin glucosyltransferase, producing MCGIYFPNIKLPKICTSYLNKGFIDQHLLQSYSFFSPNKVGVTPMAQKKPHVVCLPAPAQGHIIPMMKLAKLLHSRGFYITLVLTEFDVARLAAAASSAADSTTTTTLQGLNDFSIETIPDGLPPENNRSVLDLPELCVALPGEPKVAFRGVLMRLLASHNTPPITGIISDGAMFFALGVGKELGIPVWLFYTTSACGMLGYMQYDELIKRGHFPLKDESYLTNGYLDTPIDWVPGLIKGAKLKHLPTFIRTTNPNDIMFNYLGEAARTGSAAHGMILNTFDDLEGQVLSSINTEINNLYTIGPLPLLCQRLNERELLPLSSSLWKEDTNCLEWLDKRSPKSVIYVNYGSLAILTPSQLEEFAWGLANSNHPFLWIIRSDLIVGGSSMLLSNDYMEEIKERGLLSSWCSQEKVLQHPSIAVFLTHCGWNSTLESITEGVPMICWPFFAEQQTNCLYACHEWKVGVEMEEGEVRREKVEGLVKEMMEGEKGKELKVKSIEWKCKAEECTMFGGSSYSNFDKLVSDLMLMYDNHCQSTLKCS
- the LOC110800795 gene encoding chaperone protein dnaJ A7A, chloroplastic, which gives rise to MATMPCGTFVPYCGLQSLTPGMYSTTSSNWLSSQCCASNGLLASSCSTIFSPDCSHTFLSSRQHKDSYDFKRSHPHLIVRAGKNYYSVLGVAEDARKPEIKTAYKRLARTYHPDVNKDPGAEQRFKEISNAYEVLSDEEKRSIYDRYGEDGLKGGPSMGGGFSSIFDELLNNFDGMGMGGNFRNGYSEGEDLAYSLRLDFREAVFGVDKDIEISRLEDCPTCEATGTKPGSKSYICKTCNGNGQLISSIRTPFGIVQQALSCPDCDGMGERSTPCNKCRGDGRMKKPKKITVNVPAGVDTGNKIRFQSEGNSGRKGGPPGDLFVVFEVREDPVLRRDGNNILYTCKVSYLDAIMGTVKKIPTVDGMSDLNIPPGTQPNVTLLMTKKGVPFVNKKSKRGDQLVKVQVEIPKKLNDEERKLIEELINLNKAKVPSS